Part of the Kwoniella pini CBS 10737 chromosome 6, complete sequence genome is shown below.
CGTCAAGAGTAACTGAAGCTAGAAGCCAATGTCTCTGTTGAAATACATATCGCGCATTTTCATCACAGGTATATTGTTTTGGGTATTTGGAgttttatttgatatttgtaTTTCAGATCTTTCAAGATGGAAGAGTGGCGTTGTCTTTTTATACTTGGCATTATGATGTATATGTGTAATCATGTACTCTTAGAGTCGTCATCATGCTTCGTTCTCCTTTTCCAGCGAATCAAAGTGACTACCTAACTATCTCGGTTGCAATCCTAGCTTAAAGTGAGGGAAATCAAAGCGGCGATCTCCGTTTTGATATTCCCCAGGTATCTACTAAAGTAGACATATCTTGACGTGTATCAAAGAGTACGAATTACCGGGTTTCAAAATACATTCATAGTTGTATATTCATCATACTACTCATGAGTAAATAAGGTAGAATATACCATTTAGACGGCTATCATCGTAACAAGAAAGAGTAGTGAACACAAAAGATCCTTGCTTATCCGAATAGGACTCATTAGAGGACTTGGCATAAATAGATTGGCAGAATCCGGtctcttcctttttttcctttcaacacaatcatcatcatatattACTCAACTCAACGGAGAAACGACGGGACTTGAATTTCCATACTTCAGACTTAATTGAACCTCAAATAGTGACTTTGCTTCCCTTCTTACTCTCCCTTCATCTTGTCCAACGCTCAATTCCTCTAGGATCAGCAATTTCATAAGAcgaaagatcaaatcaaattacaatGTCTTCAGGCGGTACAACGCCAATCTTGAATCCTCCTGCAGAAGTAATAAATCCAGCAGATGAGGAATTTTATGCATCGTAAGTGTCCGATCCACTTCAATAATTAATTGGTCCTTCAGGTAGTCATATActtctttgtttttcttgattGTGGTTGTTGGTGAATATTTCagctaattgattttattttctttacGTTAGATGGGGACTTTGTATATTATGTTTACTTTTGATAGGAGCTCTTATAACGTCTTATTATCTACAAATTAAACGTATAAGAGCAGTACATGAAACTGTAGTTTCAATTTTTGCTGGTATGGTAGTAGGATTAATTATTAGATTATCACCTGGGCATATGATTAGGGAAATGTTGGTGAGTTCACAATTTCTAATTGAATTCAGCCAAAGAATTACgtgtttcttctttcgtcTAAGGGACATTGTGGCGACGATACGAAATAGCTGGCATAGAAGCGTTATTTTAGATCAGCCAAAGTACAAGATCGATGATGACAATGACTATAATCAATGCTAATTCAGTATTTTGTCGCAGTCATTCAAAcatacctttttcttcaacgCTTTACTACCGCCTATCATTCTAAATTCGGGATATGAGTTGAAGCAGGTgagatcttcttctgcaaACAGCAGCGAAACGTAGAATTTCAACTAATGTCATGTTATTTAGGAAAACTTTTTCAGAAATTTTGGTGTTATTTTGACATTTGCATTTCTAGGTACATTCATTACAGCCGTCGGTATAGGGTGAGTTTCCgatcattcatcaatatccGGAATCCCAAGTCACCGTGTGAAGTAACGGAATTAACCAATTATTTTGTCGTTTTAGAGTATTGTGCTATATATGGTCATTCTTAGGACTTGAAGGATTGAAGTTCACCTTGCTAGAATGTCTAATTTTCGGTTCAACCCTTTCAGCAACGGATCCAGTAACCATATTAGCTATTTTCAATACTGCCAAGGTCGATCCTAAATTGTATTCCATCATTTTCGGAGAAAGTATATTAAACGATGCTGTCAGTATCGTCATGTACGAGTGAGTCATACTTCGATCCCTCAATACAACGATTGTCTTGCAATGAAAATGACTAATTTGCTTTATTGACAACCAGAACTCTTTCTCAATTCCATGGTGAAGACATCTACCTATCATCACTTTTCCACGGAGTCGGGATTTTCttattctcttttctcGTTTCTATGGCTTTAGGAGTCGCTTTTGGTCTAGCATGCTCCCTTGGACTGAAACATTCTCATTTGGCTACTTATCCGCATATTGAAAGTTGTATAGTAGCTTTAGTGGCTTACACTAGTTATTTCTTCTCAAATGGTATTGCCATGAGTGGTGAGTTGGAGTCTATGCTCTGAGATAACATCGTTATGATGGAAATTAACTTTTATGGCTAGGTATCGTATCCCTTTTGTTCTGCGGAATAACACTCAAACACTACGCATATCATACAATGTCCAAGCGCACTCAGAAGACTACAAAGTACATGTTTGCCGTTTTGGCTCAGTTATCCGagaatttcatcttcatataCTTGGGTCTGAATTTGTTCACTCAAGATGTTCAGGTTTTCAAACCTCTGTTCATCCTTGTGTCCGCTGTAAGTAATGGATCGTTTGATCCTACCAATTCCATGTGAAAGGCTTTGGGCTAAATTTGCTATTTCTTTCAGATTGCCGTCATGGCCTCGAGATACGCGGCTGTTTTCCCTTTATCagaattgatcaattggGTTTATCATACTAGAGGACAACGATACGAGGAATTACCCCACTCATACCAAATGATGTTATTCTGGGCCGGTCTTAGAGGAGCAGTAGGAGTAGCTTTAGCAGCAGGTATAACAGGAGACAACGCCGATGCCTTACGAACAACAATCTTGGTCGTAGTCGTATTGACCGTGATCATATTCGGAGGAACTACAGCTAGAATGTTAGAAGTTTTAGGTATACGAGTCGGagtcgaagatgaagatgcctcaagtgatgatgaagctgaaggatGGACATCGTATAATGGTAATCTCGCTTTATCGATGGGTCCTGGGTCAAGGAGATATGCTGGATCAAATGGAAGATTATCTTATGCTGCTGgtgaatatgatgatggagaaattgatttacatTCACCTGATGAATCACCTTATATACATGGTCAAGGTCAAAAGAGTTTCAACCTGAAAAGACCTTCTCAAAGTAGATCAAGACGAGTTTCAATGGGAGGTAGATCAACATTCGGTAcaaataattcaagatctggattttcaactaattcagattcagatgaatataatgaagaagttttaccttctgctaatgatttaaatccTAATTCGCAAACAATAGGAAATTCATATGATCCCgaaaatttagaagaaggaattacTAGTAGTGGTATAGGATCAATTAGACCTGGAATGATATTTAAAGATGGACAATGGTTTACAGCATTAGATGAACGTTAtttattacctttattTAGTAATTCAGTTACTGCAAGAAGACATCATGcaaaaaaacaaacaaGAAAAGTTAGTAGCGGATTATTAgatagagaaagagaaagaattaGTGGAAATGAAAGTGGAAATGGAACACCAAG
Proteins encoded:
- a CDS encoding sodium/hydrogen exchanger 3; the encoded protein is MSSGGTTPILNPPAEVINPADEEFYASWGLCILCLLLIGALITSYYLQIKRIRAVHETVVSIFAGMVVGLIIRLSPGHMIREMLSFKHTFFFNALLPPIILNSGYELKQENFFRNFGVILTFAFLGTFITAVGIGVLCYIWSFLGLEGLKFTLLECLIFGSTLSATDPVTILAIFNTAKVDPKLYSIIFGESILNDAVSIVMYETLSQFHGEDIYLSSLFHGVGIFLFSFLVSMALGVAFGLACSLGLKHSHLATYPHIESCIVALVAYTSYFFSNGIAMSGIVSLLFCGITLKHYAYHTMSKRTQKTTKYMFAVLAQLSENFIFIYLGLNLFTQDVQVFKPLFILVSAIAVMASRYAAVFPLSELINWVYHTRGQRYEELPHSYQMMLFWAGLRGAVGVALAAGITGDNADALRTTILVVVVLTVIIFGGTTARMLEVLGIRVGVEDEDASSDDEAEGWTSYNGNLALSMGPGSRRYAGSNGRLSYAAGEYDDGEIDLHSPDESPYIHGQGQKSFNLKRPSQSRSRRVSMGGRSTFGTNNSRSGFSTNSDSDEYNEEVLPSANDLNPNSQTIGNSYDPENLEEGITSSGIGSIRPGMIFKDGQWFTALDERYLLPLFSNSVTARRHHAKKQTRKVSSGLLDRERERISGNESGNGTPRGGSLDINRERIGEEDFAYDGESENGKLKSGLPRTFSGSVTDFFFAKADPSSSSTNQSSSNLPLPLEERNRLIGSNNSNNNNGNGSNSATNVNNNNNNKNKNQEEEGWIWTRPNSHSREGSRSSTPKFTKGD